One window of the Podospora pseudopauciseta strain CBS 411.78 chromosome 4, whole genome shotgun sequence genome contains the following:
- a CDS encoding hypothetical protein (antiSMASH:Cluster_5), translating into MDVAIPFEDAQNQQTLQWVIGEGDNIDSKAIANNPRFVLVITDPPPGNHADIMIEKYGYENGSL; encoded by the coding sequence AAGACGCACAGAACCAACAGACGCTCCAGTGGGTCATCGGAGAGGGTGACAACATCGACAGCAAAGCCATTGCCAACAACCCACGCTTCGTGCTGGTTATTACTGATCCGCCCCCCGGTAACCATGCCGATATCATGATCGAAAAGTACGGTTACGAGAATGGCTCGCTTTAG
- a CDS encoding hypothetical protein (antiSMASH:Cluster_5) produces the protein MFPKKAMGVRLFKPIQQAVSLAFLVQHVVSAVEPLGVTWINPPFDDLTGIPQRFALGSKFLIEWSVGMAYSDSLTIEIWHLRPGPWDSGSDQIGTLLKDIYYSSDPRVQEWWDIGDHDNINNSILLDSREFRLRLRRSDDPNWKIGLGSAVLIVLAILTTRLFMIRQNKTKQADISGEDVETHDVAKLPNTILVSLPTHELAANKAQSMSWSRTNITQHMSLLERNPRTWWLSCRLSQVLKRGKGNLGLSLPGQALREMIAVNGRQHSFCGVNFPFKHCCQLENGAGLGIDVMNMFSSWNAKLLQERGLLDLGNNILQKARYLAFRP, from the exons ATGTTTCCAAAAAAAGCCATGGGGGTCCGGCTCTTCAAACCAATTCAGCAGGCGGTTAGCCTGGCATTTCTAGTGCAGCATGTAGTGTCGGCTGTTGAACCACTGGGCGTGACGTGGATCAATCCACCTTTCGATGATTTGACTGGGATTCCGCAACGCTTTGCTCTCGGCAGTAAATTTCTTATTGAATGGAGCGTTGGGATGGCATACTCCGATTCCTTGACGATTGAGATTTGGCACTTACGACCTGGACCTTGGGACTCAGGATCGGACCAGATTGGCACTTTGCTCA AGGACATCTACTATTCATCCGACCCTCGCGTCCAGGAATGGTGGGACATCGGGGACCATGACAATATCAACAACTCAATTCTCCTCGACAGCCGGGAATTTAGACTTCGGCTCCGTCGATCTGACGACCCGAACTGGAAAA TCGGACTTGGCTCTGCTGTACTAATTGTACTGGCAATCTTGACAACGAGGCTTTTCATGATCCGGCAGAATAAAACTAAGCAGGCGGACATTTCTGGCGAGGATGTCGAGACTCATGATGTCGCTAAACTCCCCAACACTATCCTTGTTTCGTTACCAACACATGAACTGGCGGCTAACAAAGCCCAGTCCATGAGCTGGTCGCGAACAAATATTACCCAGCACATGAGCTTGTTGGAAAGAAATCCGAGAACCTGGTGGTTGAGTTGCCGGCTGAGCCAAGTGCTCaagagagggaagggaaaCCTGGGTCTGAGCCTCCCAGGTCAAGCACTGAGGGAAATGATTGCAGTAAATGGCCGGCAACATTCTTTTTGTGGTGTCAACTTCCCTTTCAAACACTGTTGTCAACTGGAGAATGGGGCTGGGCTAGGTATTGATGTAATGAATATGTTTTCAAGCTGGAATGCAAAGTTACTGCAAGAGAGAGGCTTGCTGGATCTAGGTAATAACATTCTTCAAAAGGCAAGATATCTGGCCTTTAGGCCGTAG